The proteins below come from a single Candidatus Zixiibacteriota bacterium genomic window:
- a CDS encoding MATE family efflux transporter, whose protein sequence is MNKQILRLALPSIITNVSVPLLSSVDTALVGHLESPAYLGGVAIGAMIFNFIFWGFGFLRMGTTGLTAQAFGEQRRDECSLILIRSLLVALAGGLFLILLQWPIRLIALGQVNASAEVEAQTLVYYNLRIWSAPAVLILYAVQGWFLGMQNARYPMILAIVVNCLTIGLDIFFLQALGMKVAGVALGTLIAQYCGVALALILLIVNYRGYLVRFTRARILELAAIRRFFGVNRDIFLRTLLLIVTYSFFTATSAEYGDTVLAANSILLQLWMILAYGVDGFAYAAESLTGRFIGARDKPNLHLAVRYIFVWGMSLGVAMSLLYGLFGNSILHLFTSDEAVIATALAFYAWTIAAPIVNAACFVWDGVFIGATATFPMLISMAIATVVFFFPIYFLTQPALGNHALWLAMLSYMAIRGITLTVYAPKAVFAQLRVAGTSTQP, encoded by the coding sequence ATGAACAAGCAGATTCTTCGCCTCGCGCTCCCCAGCATCATCACCAACGTTTCCGTCCCGCTGCTCAGCTCTGTCGATACCGCGCTCGTCGGCCATCTCGAAAGCCCCGCCTACCTCGGCGGCGTCGCCATCGGCGCTATGATCTTCAACTTCATCTTCTGGGGTTTCGGCTTCCTGCGCATGGGCACCACCGGCCTGACCGCGCAGGCCTTCGGCGAGCAGCGCCGCGACGAGTGCAGCCTGATTCTGATCCGCTCGCTCCTCGTGGCACTGGCCGGCGGCCTCTTTCTGATTCTCCTCCAGTGGCCGATTCGGTTGATCGCGCTCGGGCAAGTCAATGCGAGCGCCGAGGTCGAGGCTCAGACGCTGGTCTACTACAATCTCCGCATCTGGTCGGCGCCCGCCGTGCTGATCCTCTATGCGGTCCAGGGCTGGTTTCTGGGAATGCAGAACGCCCGCTACCCGATGATCCTCGCCATCGTCGTCAATTGCCTGACCATCGGCCTCGACATCTTCTTCTTGCAGGCGCTCGGAATGAAGGTCGCCGGCGTCGCGCTCGGCACCTTGATTGCTCAATATTGCGGTGTGGCGCTCGCCCTGATCCTGCTCATCGTGAACTATCGCGGCTATCTGGTTCGATTCACCCGCGCGCGTATCCTCGAACTGGCGGCGATTCGCCGCTTCTTCGGTGTCAACCGTGACATATTCTTGCGCACGTTGCTGCTGATCGTCACCTACAGCTTCTTCACTGCCACGAGCGCTGAATACGGCGACACTGTCCTCGCCGCCAACTCAATTCTGCTTCAGCTCTGGATGATTCTCGCTTACGGCGTCGATGGTTTCGCCTACGCCGCCGAAAGTCTGACGGGCCGTTTTATCGGCGCACGCGACAAGCCGAATCTCCATCTGGCGGTTCGGTACATCTTTGTCTGGGGGATGAGTCTCGGCGTGGCCATGTCGCTGCTCTACGGGCTGTTCGGAAATTCGATCCTGCATTTGTTCACGTCCGACGAAGCCGTTATCGCCACCGCGCTGGCATTCTACGCCTGGACAATCGCCGCGCCAATCGTCAATGCCGCCTGCTTCGTTTGGGACGGCGTCTTTATCGGCGCCACCGCCACCTTTCCGATGCTGATCTCGATGGCCATTGCCACTGTCGTCTTCTTCTTTCCAATTTACTTTCTGACGCAACCGGCGCTCGGCAACCACGCGCTCTGGCTGGCCATGCTCAGTTACATGGCGATTCGTGGCATTACGCTGACGGTCTATGCCCCCAAGGCGGTCTTTGCGCAGCTTCGCGTCGCCGGAACTTCCACCCAACCGTAG
- a CDS encoding succinate dehydrogenase cytochrome b subunit, which translates to MQSTDLAAKAPGIAAGLTSSSIGKKLFVAVSGGVMLLFVIGHMVGNLQLFIGQDQLNRYALFLQSLGELLWVVRIVLIVMLVLHIWFAAKLKLENWAARPTKYAYNNTVQAGLASRTMIWSGLLIASFITYHLLHFTFLTTHPEYHNLMATLPGHHEPVHDVYSMVILGFQQPLISIFYIIMMFLLAYHLSHGIKSMFQTLGMNNERYEPKLNALAIILATILFLGYVSMPLAVLAGIIKLPAGVTL; encoded by the coding sequence ATGCAGTCTACAGATTTAGCAGCGAAAGCCCCTGGAATCGCTGCAGGTCTGACCTCCAGCTCGATCGGCAAGAAGCTGTTCGTCGCCGTCTCCGGCGGCGTGATGCTGCTCTTTGTGATCGGGCACATGGTCGGCAACCTGCAGTTGTTCATCGGGCAGGATCAACTTAACCGATACGCGCTTTTCCTGCAGAGCCTGGGCGAGTTGCTCTGGGTGGTGCGGATTGTCCTGATTGTGATGCTGGTGCTTCACATCTGGTTTGCAGCCAAGCTCAAGCTGGAGAACTGGGCGGCCCGGCCAACCAAATATGCCTACAACAATACCGTGCAGGCGGGGTTGGCATCGCGGACAATGATCTGGTCGGGGCTGCTGATCGCCAGCTTCATTACCTACCACCTGCTGCATTTCACGTTTTTGACTACACATCCCGAATACCACAACCTGATGGCGACCCTGCCGGGACATCACGAGCCGGTGCACGACGTCTATTCGATGGTAATCCTCGGATTCCAACAGCCGCTGATCTCGATCTTCTACATTATAATGATGTTTCTGCTGGCCTATCATCTCAGCCACGGCATCAAGAGCATGTTTCAAACGCTGGGGATGAACAACGAGCGCTATGAGCCAAAGTTGAACGCGCTGGCGATTATACTCGCGACGATTCTCTTCCTGGGCTACGTCTCGATGCCCCTCGCAGTTTTAGCCGGTATCATCAAGCTGCCGGCGGGAGTGACCTTATGA
- a CDS encoding fumarate reductase/succinate dehydrogenase flavoprotein subunit — MTTLDAKTPSGPLEKKWDKHKFDLKLVNPANKRKYSVIVVGTGLAGGSAAASLAELGYKVTAFCYQDSPRRAHSIAAQGGINAAKNYQNDGDSVFRLFYDTVKGGDFRAREANVYRLAEVSANIIDQCVAQGVPFAREYGGLLANRSFGGAQVSRTFYARGQTGQQLLLGCYSALSRQIGLGNVKMYPRTEMLDLVLVDGHAKGIVVRDMETGKVSSHSADAVVLATGGYSNVFFLSTNATGCNVMAIYRAYKRGALFANPCFTQIHPTCIPVAGEHQSKLTLMSESLRNDGRIWVPMAKGDKRAPGDIPEAERDYYLERKYPSYGNLAPRDIASRAAKEVCDEGRGVGESGLGVYLDFSESIGRLGEATIADRYGNLFQMYERITGENPYKAPMRIFPAPHYTMGGLWVDYNLMSNVPGLFVIGEANFSDHGANRLGASALMQGLADGYFILPYTIGDYFARTGAKKIPTDRPEFKQAEAEVDQKTKKLLAIKGKKTLMELHRELGKVMWEYCGMARNETGLKKALELIPGMREEFWKNACVLGGGEELNQSLERAGRVADFFEFAELMCKDALMRNESCGGHFRTEYQTSDGEAARDDDNYMYVSCWEYAGVGKEPNLHKEPLTFEFVQPGQRSYK, encoded by the coding sequence ATGACAACCCTCGATGCCAAGACCCCGTCCGGTCCGCTGGAGAAGAAGTGGGACAAGCATAAATTCGACCTGAAGCTGGTCAATCCGGCGAACAAGCGGAAATATTCGGTGATCGTCGTCGGCACCGGCCTGGCCGGCGGTTCCGCGGCAGCCTCGCTGGCCGAGCTGGGCTACAAGGTGACGGCGTTCTGCTATCAGGACAGCCCGCGGCGCGCACACTCGATCGCGGCGCAGGGCGGAATCAACGCCGCCAAGAATTACCAGAACGACGGCGACTCGGTCTTCCGGCTGTTCTATGACACCGTCAAGGGCGGCGATTTCCGCGCCCGCGAGGCGAATGTCTACCGGTTGGCGGAAGTCTCGGCCAATATCATCGATCAGTGCGTGGCGCAAGGCGTACCCTTTGCGCGCGAATACGGCGGCCTGCTGGCGAACCGTTCGTTCGGCGGCGCGCAAGTGTCGCGGACGTTTTACGCCCGCGGGCAGACCGGACAGCAGTTGCTGCTAGGATGCTACTCGGCATTGTCGCGACAGATCGGGTTGGGGAACGTCAAAATGTACCCGCGCACCGAGATGCTTGACCTGGTGCTGGTCGACGGCCACGCCAAAGGAATCGTTGTGCGCGACATGGAGACCGGCAAGGTCAGCTCGCACTCGGCGGATGCCGTGGTGCTGGCGACCGGCGGCTACAGCAATGTGTTCTTCCTGTCGACCAACGCCACCGGCTGCAACGTGATGGCGATCTATCGCGCTTACAAACGCGGTGCGCTCTTTGCCAATCCGTGTTTCACGCAAATTCATCCGACCTGTATTCCGGTGGCTGGGGAGCACCAGTCGAAGCTCACGCTGATGTCCGAATCGCTGCGCAACGACGGACGGATCTGGGTCCCGATGGCGAAGGGGGACAAACGCGCGCCGGGCGATATTCCGGAAGCGGAGCGTGATTACTATCTTGAACGCAAGTACCCGAGCTACGGCAATCTGGCGCCGCGCGATATCGCGTCGCGGGCGGCCAAGGAAGTCTGCGACGAGGGGCGTGGTGTCGGCGAGTCTGGGCTGGGCGTGTATCTCGATTTCTCGGAGTCGATCGGCCGGCTTGGCGAGGCGACGATTGCGGATCGCTACGGCAATCTGTTCCAGATGTACGAGCGAATCACCGGCGAAAATCCCTACAAGGCGCCGATGCGTATCTTCCCCGCGCCGCACTACACGATGGGCGGGCTGTGGGTGGACTACAATCTGATGAGCAACGTCCCCGGACTGTTCGTGATCGGCGAGGCGAATTTCTCCGATCACGGCGCCAACCGGCTGGGGGCTTCCGCGCTGATGCAGGGTCTGGCGGATGGCTATTTCATTCTGCCGTATACGATCGGCGATTACTTCGCGCGTACCGGCGCCAAGAAGATTCCGACCGATCGGCCGGAATTCAAACAGGCGGAAGCGGAAGTTGACCAGAAGACGAAGAAGCTGCTGGCGATCAAGGGCAAAAAGACCCTGATGGAGCTGCACCGCGAACTGGGTAAGGTGATGTGGGAATACTGCGGCATGGCGCGCAACGAGACGGGGTTGAAGAAGGCACTGGAGTTGATCCCGGGCATGCGCGAGGAATTCTGGAAGAACGCCTGTGTGCTCGGTGGCGGCGAAGAGCTGAATCAATCGCTCGAACGCGCCGGCCGTGTGGCGGATTTCTTCGAATTCGCCGAGCTGATGTGCAAGGACGCCCTGATGCGCAACGAGTCGTGCGGCGGGCATTTCCGCACCGAGTATCAGACCTCGGACGGTGAAGCCGCGCGCGACGACGACAATTACATGTACGTTTCCTGCTGGGAATATGCCGGAGTGGGCAAGGAACCCAATCTCCACAAGGAACCGCTCACCTTCGAATTCGTCCAGCCCGGACAGAGGAGTTACAAGTAA